A window of the Trichoderma asperellum chromosome 4, complete sequence genome harbors these coding sequences:
- a CDS encoding uncharacterized protein (EggNog:ENOG41), translating into MFKVHHEPGVNRSSLSGFLDAPGKGLELEHTTISFTREKSSSPSPSLSSSTSPSPSQCILADIPLDIFLEILDRLPHPWVISLALTCKKFYLVVKLFYQKKLALTDRDVASFTMTLQRDIPNVYCCVGCHKLCRLNPRGSWKDQGHRHCSGSSWWDWWDWCSAGSRFSKSEAKLLLWHPSTVEARIPFMDAYLVMNRHFYGSLHGTSLRTLERHVAFEKYIEFNDDISLDPFDWDDYWAMDQRHKCLKMFGQGVLDRKPTGSAAGAFERPWRFSFDYVPRIINDELYIARFHRIDGPMVSWKHFATLLSSIHLPLCDHLEFVAESHGGILIQHIDKPIPLLYVLFDETIIKKGGSCPDCFADYDFSLKRVEDKNEWSLRLSTYHCLGSCRSPSSGAWNHLHSSHSDGSHRCDSNCMEYGYHYGGRARRQCHESTDRVFHHLPLLHFLDSIRDHV; encoded by the coding sequence ATGTTCAAAGTCCATCACGAGCCTGGAGTTAATCGCTCATCGCTGAGTGGCTTTCTCGATGCGCCTGGGAAGGGTCTGGAGTTGGAACATACCACAATCAGTTTTACGCGAGAAAAATCATCGTCACCGTCACCGTCAttgtcatcttcaacatcgccatcgccatcacaaTGCATTCTCGCAGACATCCCACTGGATATCTTTCTCGAGATCCTAGACCGTTTGCCCCATCCTTGGGTCATCTCTCTAGCTTTAACATGCAAGAAGTTTTACTTGGTGGTGAAGCTATTTTACCAGAAAAAGCTAGCTCTTACGGATCGCGATGTTGCTAGTTTCACAATGACTCTACAAAGAGATATACCCAACGTATATTGCTGCGTTGGATGCCATAAGCTATGCCGCCTAAATCCTCGCGGCAGCTGGaaagatcaaggtcatcgaCATTGCTCCGGCTCCTCTTGGTGGGATTGGTGGGATTGGTGTTCAGCTGGAAGTCGATTTTCGAAATCGGAAGCCAAGTTGCTCCTCTGGCATCCCAGTACGGTGGAGGCCAGGATTCCCTTCATGGACGCATACCTGGTAATGAACCGTCATTTTTATGGTAGTCTTCATGGCACCTCACTGCGGACCCTTGAGCGCCACGTTGCATTCGAAAAATATATCGAATTCAACGACGATATTTCTTTGGACCCATTTGATTGGGATGATTATTGGGCTATGGATCAGAGGCATAAGTGCCTGAAAATGTTCGGACAGGGCGTCCTTGACCGTAAACCAACAGGGTCGGCAGCCGGCGCCTTTGAGAGACCTTGGCGCTTTTCCTTTGACTACGTCCCCAGAATTATTAACGACGAGCTCTACATTGCCAGATTCCACAGGATTGATGGGCCCATGGTATCGTGGAAGCATTTCGCCACCCTCTTGAGTAGCATTCACTTACCACTCTGCGATCACCTAGAGTTTGTGGCGGAGTCGCATGGCGGCATCCTCATACAGCACATTGATAAGCCGATCCCGCTCTTATATGTGTTGTTTGACGAAACGATAATCAAGAAAGGAGGTTCATGCCCAGACTGCTTTGCGGATTATGATTTTTCTCTGAAAAGAGTCGAGGATAAGAATGAGTGGAGTTTGAGGCTTTCCACGTACCATTGTCTCGGGTCCTGTCGATCTCCATCTAGTGGCGCTTGGAATCATCTTCATAGTAGCCATTCGGATGGAAGCCATCGCTGTGATAGTAATTGTATGGAATATGGGTATCACTACGGCGGAAGAGCGCGGCGACAGTGCCACGAAAGCACCGATAGAGTTTTTCatcatctgcctcttctACATTTTTTGGATAGTATTCGAGATCATGTGTAG
- a CDS encoding uncharacterized protein (BUSCO:EOG092D1US9), with protein MMPPDFPTSPDPPTAFHIGSLLHDHVQTSIYKPLGADTAPCLAPIMSASLLRPRLAATGLRAAPRPTICPHSQKSIPRRHNSSSTSSASKGSGSGLKVAAYSGALAAALYASYLYVTDTRAFVHRYVVPPLLRTVVPDAEDAHHVGVNALKFLYEAGLNPRERDSAANNSNLSASVFEHQLANPIGISAGLDKDGEIPDALFALGAGVVEIGGCTPLPQEGNPKPRVFRVPILDGMINRYGLNSRGADDMAIRLRDRLRRFARSIGVSEEEIISGEAGIPVGSLKPGRILAVQIAKNKETNEKDEQAIASDYVYCTKRLARYADVLVVNVSSPNTPGLRDLQATEPLSRLLSAVVEAAAQTDRKTRPKVMVKVSPDEDEDSQMEGIVQAVQKSGVDGIIVGNTTKRRSGLNPKGARLSVREQKALMEVGGFSGPAMFERTLDLVGRYRKMLDSQPGVGKGEQKVLFATGGITNGEQALKVLNAGASVAMVYTGMVYGGVGTITRMKQEMREAL; from the coding sequence ATGATGCCTCCCGATTTCCCGACCTCGCCTGATCCACCAACAGCGTTCCATATCGGATCGCTGCTTCACGACCACGTCCAAACATCAATCTACAAGCCATTGGGAGCTGACACGGCGCCGTGTCTTGCGCCAATCATGTCCGCCTCGCTTCTTCGACCGCGCTTGGCCGCCACCGGCCTCAGAGCCGCTCCCCGACCGACGATATGCCCGCATTCGCAAAAATCCATCCCCCGGCGCCATAATTCGAGCTCGAcaagcagcgccagcaaggGCTCCGGCAGCGGGCTCAAGGTCGCAGCCTACAGCGGAGCGCTCGCAGCAGCCCTTTATGCCTCGTACCTTTATGTGACCGACACGCGAGCCTTTGTCCACAGATATGTCGTCCCGCCGCTGCTTCGAACCGTCGTCCCCGACGCTGAAGATGCGCACCACGTGGGTGTCAATGCGCTGAAGTTCCTGTATGAGGCGGGATTGAACCCTCGGGAGCGTGACTCTGCTGCCAACAACTCCAACCTCTCGGCCTCCGTCTTTGAGCACCAATTGGCAAACCCCATCGGCATTTCTGCAGGCCTCGACAAGGATGGCGAGATTCCAGATGCGCTGTTTGCACTGGGAGCCGGTGTTGTTGAGATTGGAGGCTGCACGCCACTGCCCCAGGAGGGAAATCCCAAGCCTCGTGTCTTCCGAGTGCCCATCTTGGACGGAATGATTAACCGATATGGCCTCAACTCGAGGGGAGCAGACGACATGGCGATCCGCCTGCGCGACCGACTGCGACGATTTGCGCGCTCAATAGGAGTTAGCGAGGAGGAAATCATCAGTGGCGAAGCCGGTATTCCCGTGGGAAGCTTGAAGCCTGGGCGGATACTCGCAGTGCAAATCGCAAAGAACAAGGAGACAAACGAGAAGGATGAGCAAGCCATTGCCTCAGACTACGTCTACTGCACAAAGCGGCTGGCTCGCTATGCTGATGTTCTGGTCGTCAATGTCAGCAGCCCCAACACGCCGGGTCTTCGAGACCTGCAAGCAACGGAGCCTCTATCACGACTCCTCTCAGCGGTcgtcgaagcagcagctcaaacCGACAGAAAGACCCGACCCAAGGTCATGGTCAAGGTTTCTcctgacgaagatgaagactcCCAGATGGAAGGCATCGTCCAAGCCGTCCAGAAGAGCGGCGTTGACGGCATCATCGTCGGAAACACCACCAAAAGAAGATCCGGATTGAACCCCAAGGGTGCCCGACTCTCTGTCAGAGAACAAAAGGCTCTGATGGAGGTGGGTGGCTTCTCTGGCCCAGCCATGTTTGAGCGAACCCTGGATCTTGTCGGTCGATACCGCAAGATGCTTGACTCACAACCCGGCGTTGGTAAGGGAGAGCAAAAGGTCCTTTTTGCGACTGGAGGCATCACAAACGGAGAACAGGCGCTCAAGGTGTTGAATGCCGGCGCAAGCGTAGCGATGGTATACACTGGAATGGTTTATGGAGGCGTTGGAACGATTACGAGGATGAAGCAAGAGATGCGTGAGGCTCTATAG
- a CDS encoding uncharacterized protein (BUSCO:EOG092D2VYQ~SECRETED:SignalP(1-21)), producing the protein MAAPATLPALLASLTQSLSLAQEGTSKIATIEHPKDGISLLDVKNELLLSYLQNLVFLILVKLRNAKSDGKDESKEKGEDLDEVVRSKLVELRLYLEKGARPLEEKLRFSIDRFLRTAEDAQRREKMKEIKDSAKTGSSTDESGSDSEEDDEDEEDDSEAEETGFSKPQTKKGTLSAAPNMGSLIDDVALRPAKRGEDDGAPAGVYRPPRRERQVMETTETREKAARRPMRSHTMEEFVASELSSAPIAEPSIGTTIVQGGRRMKTTQERRDEAERTEYEEANFTRLPQESKKERAKKAKQAGRSGRMQFGGEEWHNLGEGIDRIDRLTKRKEGGAGSGVRAMLEKSRKRGAETEDGPRGSGHQMGDRFHKKARLLEIGRGSRGKGRK; encoded by the coding sequence ATGGCTGCCCCAGCAACATTACCCGCCTTGTTGGCGTCATTAACGCAGTCGCTGTCCCTGGCGCAAGAAGGAACCTCAAAAATAGCGACCATTGAGCACCCTAAAGATGGAATCTCGCTCCTCGACGTCAAgaacgagctgctgctctcatATCTCCAGAACCTGGTCTTCCTGATCCTCGTCAAGTTACGAAATGCCAAGTCTGATGGAAAGGACGAATCAAAAGAGAAGGGCGAAGATTTGGACGAAGTTGTGCGATCGAAACTCGTCGAACTGCGCCTGTACCTTGAGAAGGGAGCCCGACcgctggaggagaagctgcggTTCTCCATCGACCGATTCCTACGGACGGCAGAAGATGCGCAGAGacgagagaagatgaaggagatTAAGGATAGTGCCAAGACTGGCTCCAGCACAGATGAATCTGGCTCAGAttctgaagaagacgacgaggatgaagaagacgattcCGAAGCCGAAGAGACCGGCTTCTCTAAGCCACAGACCAAGAAAGGAACTCTCTCTGCCGCTCCCAACATGGGCTCTCTCATTGACGACGTCGCCCTTCGTCCTGCCAAGCGCggcgaagatgatggcgCACCTGCAGGTGTATACCGCCCGCCTCGTCGCGAGCGTCAAGTCATGGAGACGACAGAAACCCGCGAGAAGGCCGCTCGTCGCCCCATGCGCTCACACACCATGGAGGAATTCGTCGCTTCAGAACTTTCATCCGCACCCATTGCCGAGCCTAGCATCGGCACAACCATCGTCCAAGGCGGTCGCAGAATGAAGACAACTCAAGAACGCAGAGACGAGGCCGAGCGAACCGAGTACGAAGAAGCCAACTTCACTCGTCTCCCCCAGGAGAGCAAGAAGGAGCGCGCCAAGAAGGCTAAGCAGGCTGGCCGAAGCGGCCGGATGCAGTTTGGTGGCGAGGAGTGGCATAACCTCGGCGAGGGCATTGATCGTATCGACCGCCTGACGAAGCGAAAGGAGGGCGGTGCTGGTTCTGGCGTGAGAGCCATGTTGGAGAAGAGCCGGAAACGTGGAGCCGAGACGGAGGACGGGCCGAGGGGGAGTGGACACCAGATGGGTGACAGATTCCACAAGAAGGCGAGGCTGTTGGAGATTGGAcgaggaagcagaggaaaGGGCAGGAAATAG
- a CDS encoding uncharacterized protein (EggNog:ENOG41~TransMembrane:1 (i12-30o)) has product MLNLLLNRARRPVTLVGIAFILSTFLLLVITPHDIGQPGPEVLKKPWTTSRIVQSSGNQNRNDTTANLSLTADRKIHILLPATKSNVNFCKTLLTMTVLGYPSPTIIAWEDKDQAKGLLGGGSHFAKITRTLDYINDPARRSQPGFDDELVFMLDAYDIWFQLPLNILLSRYDAIIEEENARVAHRMGRAYNNEGISSKIVFGAGKRCAPNLLNSVSCYPVPESPLPNDIYGGNTDTLIGINQWASFRTRYLNSGYTIGPVGEMRRVLERALEKLKECQNRKGASFDDESGASDFCYHGSDQSIFVEMFGEQEYYREVMRRHHRTGMDDMLDKVVPGRAGSKPPPTDVQQAPVNDRLEPEFTHQRYNKTHLPDKPFEFGIALDYWSLLGHQTSNALTDARYIRHSRLLKPQIGKQGKFECVPKTDRLPLPPDLPSNQQLPWLAGSLPNEWETMPLYTEICIGTVPVMIHHNSVEKHHREEQWNQTWWHGRSRMLLEERRKEGAPQLLEGIPTDKGSVVLWEDLCPKRTEKELFREPEPKKSEAVKPEVIKPEAIKHDAT; this is encoded by the exons ATGTTGAATTTATTACTGAACCGAGCCCGGCGCCCTGTGACGTTGGTCGGAATCGCCTTCATCTTGAGTACTTTCCTGCTATTGGTGATAACCCCT CACGATATCGGGCAGCCCGGTCCAGAGGTCCTCAAGAAGCCATGGACAACAAGTCGCATTGTTCAGTCATCTGGGAACCAGAATCGGAATGATACAACAGCGAATCTCTCTCTTACTGCGGATAGAAAGATACACATCCTGCTGCCAGCCACAAAGAGCAATGTCAACTTCTGCAAAACACTCCTTACCATGACAGTCCTCGGCTATCCTAGCCCTACGATTATTGCTTGGGAAGACAAGGACCAAGCCAAAGGCCTCTTAGGAGGAGGTTCGCATTTCGCCAAGATCACCCGAACTTTGGACTATATCAACGACCCTGCGCGTCGAAGTCAGCCTGGATTTGATGACGAGCTAGTTTTTATGCTTGATGCCTATGATATCTGGTTTCAGCTGCCGTTGAATATACTGCTATCCCGCTACGACGCAATCATCGAGGAAGAAAACGCCCGCGTCGCCCATCGTATGGGTCGAGCCTACAACAACGAAGGCATCAGCTCCAAAATCGTCTTCGGTGCGGGCAAGCGATGTGCGCCCAACTTGCTCAACTCTGTGTCCTGCTATCCCGTGCCTGAATCACCGCTCCCGAATGACATTTATGGAGGCAATACGGATACCCTCATCGGAATCAACCAGTGGGCCAGTTTTCGGACACGCTATCTCAACTCGGGATACACCATTGGGCCCGTGGGTGAGATGCGCCGCGTCCTTGAGAGGGCGCTGGAGAAGTTGAAGGAGTGCCAGAATCGAAAGGGAGCCTCGTTTGATGACGAGTCAGGGGCTTCTGATTTCTGCTATCACGGCAGTGATCAGAGCATCTTTGTTGAGATGTTTGGCGAGCAGGAGTATTACCGGGAGGTTATGCGACGACACCACCGAACTGGAATGGACGACATGCTCGACAAAGTTGTGCCAGGACGAGCGGGTTCAAAACCTCCCCCTACTGATGTTCAACAAGCCCCTGTAAACGATCGTCTGGAGCCAGAGTTCACTCACCAGCGGTACAACAAGACGCATCTCCCTGACAAGCCTTTCGAATTCGGCATTGCCCTGGACTACTGGTCTCTGCTCGGCCATCAGACGTCCAATGCTCTCACCGATGCAAGATATATTCGCCACAGCCGCCTGTTGAAGCCCCAGATCGGCAAACAGGGCAAGTTTGAATGCGTGCCCAAAACCGACAGACTGCCTCTCCCACCAGATTTACCTAGCAACCAGCAATTGCCATGGCTCGCTGGAAGTCTGCCAAATGAATGGGAGACGATGCCGCTCTACACAGAGATATGTATCGGCACCGTTCCTGTCATGATCCACCACAACTCTGTGGAAAAACATCATCGAGAAGAGCAGTGGAACCAGACCTGGTGGCATGGCAGATCGAggatgctgctggaggaaCGACGCAAAGAGGGCGCGCCTCAGCTGCTTGAGGGCATTCCCACAGATAAGGGAAGTGTTGTGCTGTGGGAAGATTTGTGTCCTAAGCGGACAGAGAAGGAATTGTTTAGAGAGCCTGAGCCTAAAAAGTCTGAGGCTGTAAAACCGGAGGTCATAAAACCTGAGGCTATAAAACACGACGCTACATAA
- a CDS encoding uncharacterized protein (EggNog:ENOG41~TransMembrane:2 (i894-916o928-946i)) — protein MTLRLLDAVKQGDLNGVRLELSSENINVRGGSDSEAPTPLLMAAEDGHRDIVELLLAHKDIQVNEGNHWRTPLCAAAENGHRDIVELLLAHKDIQVNQRSGNQTPLCAAAAKGHKDIVELLLVHKDIQVNKANYLDTPLYTAAENGYKDIVKLLLAHKDIQVNEDDDWKTPLYAAVAKGHKDIVELLLAHKDIKVNKANYLDTPLYTAAENGYKDIVKLLLAHKDIQVNEGGDRGTPLCAAAKNGDKDIVKLLISRDDIDLNRTRHKDWTPLSFAIERGHLDVMKLLLPRINCGNYSELLGREYAVEAAIKDDKCYVIELLVLKEDIELDVKKWDYDVQENLFEVVRPFLLKNNLSLRSWGTYDQPIVLSIMNTKDLDTVERLLTKYDMHSPNRTLLSWAAENGYKAVVRYLLVKAGVNPNIKDDDGRTPLSRASENGHEIIVKLLLGNKTMGIRKKEGQWYNEEEKELLLIQNSADPNLEDDDGQTPLIWALKKGHRTILKLLVPIDTTTLFLLVEQGNQEAIKSLIFAGPRLDERNLQGKTLLHTAILSGQLTVAKDLISYGAGIDLQDIDNVTPLQLAVQKKDDAFIQELLKKKAEMKGVMVNEWRDAYNKESIDILQISEALDGERQVKFTRILPTASQLSQSPFNTGRYLYSITDDTGGLAWSKVPITHIKEHSRPNELYVNISKGSDNNISDISLCVWFSIDDYLSGYDTVVSAANVYRIAWKMNRSTKPGSPWVSTVYFSTLPNGWMPENDLDLFQQFIFCVKESWLKLCQQLEIRLSSRRLEQLKLKGKSPDMIDSLANDAKNLAELRNTLHNQIQAAENFIKDYCRYYNANKAPKGIQEELKNEFKLVVDRIGQLDQVIRDLLQIEFAWASINETRISTRLGQNVMLLTYVSIFYLPLGFCAALWAIPDITNPSTRSPFIISSVIICLVTLLVTFNMEQISGMAQLVIHSAKDVIRSKKLGKKGQHSHEQRASGQSRGFSGHIKTFLVDITQRAKQVKQKVSPADASNV, from the exons ATGACTCTCCGGCTTCTCGACGCCGTCAAGCAGGGAGATCTGAACGGTGTGAGGCTGGAGCTATCCTCGGAAAACATTAATGTCCGCGGCGGCAGTGATAGTGAGGCTCCTACGCCGCTATTGATGGCTGCAGAGGATGGCCATAGAGATAttgttgagctgctgctggcgcacAAAGATATACAAGTCAACGAAGGCAACCATTGGAGAACGCCATTATGTGCAGCTGCAGAGAATGGCCATAGAGATAttgttgagctgctgctggcgcatAAAGATATACAAGTTAATCAACGCAGCGGCAACCAAACACCATTAtgtgcagctgcagcgaaGGGCCATAAAGATAttgttgagctgctgctggtgcatAAAGATATACAAGTCAACAAAGCCAACTATTTGGACACACCTTTATATACAGCTGCAGAGAATGGCTATAAAGATATCgttaagctgctgctggcgcatAAAGATATACAAGTcaacgaagatgacgactgGAAAACACCATTATATGCAGCTGTAGCGAAGGGCCATAAAGATAttgttgagctgctgctggcgcataaagatataaaagtcAACAAAGCCAACTATTTGGACACACCTTTATATACAGCTGCAGAGAATGGCTATAAAGATATCgttaagctgctgctggcgcatAAAGATATACAAGTCAACGAAGGCGGCGATCGGGGAACACCATTATGTGCAGCTGCAAAGAATGGCGATAAAGATATTGTTAAGCTGCTGATTTCAAGAGATGACATTGACTTGAATAGGACTCGCCACAAAGATTGGACGCCATTATCATTTGCAATAGAAAGAGGGCATCTTGATGTAATGAAATTATTGCTTCCAAGAATCAATTGTGGCAATTATTCCGAGTTACTTGGCAGAGAATATGCAGTCGAAGCAGCTATAAAAGATGATAAATGCTACGTTATAGAGCTCCTGGTTCTGAAGGAAGATATCGAATTAGATGTCAAAAAATGGGACTATGATGTACAAGAAAACTTGTTTGAGGTAGTAAGACCTTTTCTTCTGAAAAACAACTTAAGCTTGAGATCATGGGGTACCTATGATCAGCCAATCGTTTTATCGATTATGAACACAAAAGATTTGGATACGGTAGAGAGATTGCTGACCAAGTACGACATGCATTCTCCTAATCGAACTCTTTTATCATGGGCTGCAGAAAATGGATATAAAGCAGTGGTTCGGTATTTGTTGGTCAAAGCGGGAGTGAACCCCAATATAAAAGACGATGATGGTCGGACACCGCTTTCGAGGGCTTCCGAAAATGGACACGAGATTATAGTGAAGCTCCTATTGGGGAATAAAACTATGggtataagaaaaaaggaaggacAGTGGTacaacgaagaagaaaaggagcttCTCTTAATACAGAACAGTGCTGATCCAAATttggaagacgacgatggccAGACACCACTCATTTGggcattaaaaaaaggccatAGGACAATATTGAAACTTCTTGTGCCTATAGATACCACTACATTGTTTCTACTGGTGGAGCAAGGCAATCAAGAAGCAATAAAGTCTCTCATATTCGCGGGGCCCAGGTTAGATGAAAGAAATCTCCAAGGAAAAACCCTACTACATACCGCAATTCTATCCGGCCAGCTGACGGTAGCAAAAGATCTTATATCATATGGGGCAGGAATTGATCTTCAGGATATTGACAATGTGACGCCACTGCAGCTAGCCgtgcaaaaaaaagatgacGCCTTCATTCAAGAgctattgaagaagaaagcagagaTGAAAGGCGTTATGGTGAATGAATGGCGCGATGCTTACAACAAAGAAAGCATAGATATCCTTCAGATTTCTGAAGCACTTGATGGGGAAAGACAAGTGAAATTTACCAGAATCCTACCAACCGCTAGTCAGCTATCGCAGTCGCCCTTTAATACGGGGAGATATCTATA CTCAATTACAGACGATACCGGTGGCTTAGCTTGGTCTAAGGTGCCAATTACCCATATTAAGGAGCATTCCAGGCCAAATGAATTATATGTCAATATTTCGAAAGGTTCAGATAACAATATTTCAGATATTTCTCTCTGCGTGTGGTTTTCTATCGATGATTATTTGTCTGGTTATGACACTGTCGTCTCCGCCGCCAATGTATACAGGATAGCTTGGAAAATGAACCGATCAACGAAACCAGGCAGTCCCTGGGTCTCAACAGTTTACTTTAGTACGCTACCAAATGGATGGATGCCCGAAAATGACTTGGACTTATTTCAGCAATTCATTTTCTGTGTTAAGGAGAGTTGGTTAAAGCTATGCCAGCAACTTGAAATACGTCTATCTAGTAGA CGTCTGGAGCAACTAAAACTAAAAGGGAAGAGCCCTGACATGATTGATAGTCTCGCAAATGATGCAAAGAACTTAGCTGAACTTCGCAACACATTGCATAATCAGATTCAAGCTGCTGagaactttattaaagattacTGTCGATATTACAATGCAAATAAAGCACCAAAAGGCATACAAGAGGAATTGAAAAATGAGTTTAAGCTCGTTGTGGATAGGATAGGACAGCTGGACCAAGTAATCCGAGATCTTTTACAAATA GAGTTTGCTTGGGCTTCTATCAATGAGACGCGAATCTCGACTCGCTTGGGGCAAAATGTGATGCTTCTCACATATGTCAGCATATTTTATCTTCCATTGGGATTCTGTGCT GCACTCTGGGCAATTCCAGATATCACGAACCCTAGTACAAGAAGTCCCTTTATCATTTCTTCTGTAATCATTTGTTTGGTTACTCTTCTCGTTACATTCAATATGGAACAAATCTCCGGAATGGCGCAACTGGTAATACATTCCGCAAAAGATGTGATACGATCAAAAAAACTGGGCAAAAAAGGCCAACATAGCCATGAACAGAGAGCGAGTGGTCAAAGCAGAGGCTTCAGTGGCCACATAAAGACATTTCTGGTGGATATAACTCAAAGAGCGAAACAGGTTAAGCAAAAAGTATCCCCGGCGGATGCTTCTAATGTGTAA
- a CDS encoding uncharacterized protein (MEROPS:MER0037236~EggNog:ENOG41), with protein sequence MTTQETAKTLYLDADGIKYAYRLIGNSTAGSHSAPLLMLNHVRATIDTWDPELINNFTETGRQIITYDYAGIGHSQGNIAPSIRGFAVNLLAFLNVLLPSLHTQQVDVLGFSMGGYVAQQLALDAPDVVNKLVLSGTGPSLGADLQRPMNEVQSTVFNPTPDASIIAAFFPPFTTGNEGLAWLNRSVSSRQGVAGKNGEPGIASFTSGEDLVKLTQAYLTWDADPVPYSLLQTIQKDALVTSGDNDLIVPTQNSFVLARQLSRANYVMFPSSGHGHLFQYAGYFTKVVGDFLDGKLPTAPFSAGKVPLFGTYGNYN encoded by the coding sequence ATGACAACTCAAGAGACAGCCAAAACACTGTACTTGGATGCAGACGGTATAAAGTATGCATACCGACTTATTGGGAACTCTACTGCTGGGAGCCACTCAGCTCCTTTACTCATGCTCAATCATGTTCGCGCAACGATTGATACATGGGACCCTGAGCTTATCAACAACTTTACGGAAACCGGCCGCCAAATCATAACATATGATTATGCTGGAATAGGACATAGTCAAGGCAACATCGCACCCTCCATTAGAGGCTTCGCCGTTAACTTGCTTGCGTTTCTCAACGTCTTGTTGCCATCTCTGCATACTCAACAAGTTGATGTTTTGGGGTTCTCCATGGGTGGCTACGTTGCCCAACAGCTAGCTCTCGACGCTCCCGATGTAGTCAATAAGCTAGTTCTCTCAGGTACCGGACCAAGCCTCGGGGCAGACCTTCAACGGCCGATGAATGAGGTGCAATCCACTGTTTTTAATCCAACGCCTGATGCTTCAATAATTGCAGCATTCTTTCCACCTTTTACAACCGGAAACGAGGGTCTTGCTTGGCTTAATAGAAGCGTCAGTTCGCGACAGGGGGTTGCCGGAAAAAATGGAGAGCCTGGCATTGCATCATTTACATCTGGAGAAGATCTGGTCAAGCTTACTCAGGCTTATTTGACATGGGATGCCGACCCAGTTCCCTATTCCCTGTTGCAGACAATACAGAAGGATGCTCTTGTAACCAGTGGAGACAACGACCTCATTGTTCCGACACAAAACTCGTTTGTCTTGGCTAGACAGTTATCGCGAGCAAATTATGTCATGTTTCCAAGCAGCGGCCACGGTCACCTATTCCAGTATGCAGGCTACTTCACCAAGGTAGTTGGAGATTTCTTGGACGGTAAATTGCCGACTGCGCCATTCTCAGCCGGAAAAGTTCCATTATTCGGAACATATggaaactataattaa
- a CDS encoding uncharacterized protein (EggNog:ENOG41) — protein MDTASESRIIIPRLKPSCTQCQRSKKRCDRGKPRCSACMRYGRECIYILRDDSLSLSSVESTPVSPVKTTQESEESFHAVFFLDSVLFRRSMNRLPELELSFQDSLLSYIGDITSDRDFVHSYFSTIHPSMPFLSKKKFTERILNPLSPPRSASTLLIATMKLLADQLPDQGPRCKAYYLIKNSLLEAESSCSLELRVLQAIILMAIFELGHAIYPAAYLTVGYCVRYGSALGLHKAVEHYYEEGFSITESEERRRSWWAILVLDRFV, from the exons ATGGACACAGCGAGTGAGAGTCGGATAATCATTCCCCGCTTGAAGCCATCTTGCACACAGTGCCAGCGCTCAAAGAAACGGTGTGACCGAGGAAAGCCACGCTGCTCTGCATGTATGCG ATACGGAAGAGAATGCATTTACATCTTGAGAGACGACTCATTGTCATTATCCAGCGTGGAAAGCACACCCGTGTCACCAGTGAAAACTACCCAAGAGAGTGAAGAAAGCTTTCATGCGGTGTTCTTTCTCGACTCTGTTCTGTTTCGGCGCTCAATGAATCGACTGCCTGAGCTAGAACTCAGTTTCCAAGACTCATTACTAAGCTATATTGGAGACATTACATCCGACAGAGATTTTGTCCACTCGTACTTTTCAACTATTCATCCATCAATGCCATTtttatcaaagaagaagtttaCGGAGAGGATATTAAACCCATTGAGTCCTCCACGATCAGCTAGCACACTTCTCATTGCTACAATGAAGCTGCTAGCCGATCAGCTTCCAGACCAGGGACCACGATGTAAAGCTTATTACTTAATCAAAAACAGCCTCTTGGAAGCGGAGAGCTCATGCAGTCTGGAACTGCGCGTACTGCAAGCTATTATCCTCATGGCCATATTTGAGCTTGGGCATGCTATCTATCCGGCCGCATATCTCACTGTTGGCTACTGCGTACGATACGGAAGTGCCCTAGGCCTCCATAAAGCGGTGGAACACTATTACGAAGAAGGCTTCAGCATTACTGAGTCAGAGGAGCGACGAAGAAGCTGGTGGGCTATTCTCGTCTTAGATCGGTTCGTATAA